Proteins from one Bacteroides zhangwenhongii genomic window:
- a CDS encoding DUF5003 domain-containing protein, with protein MKKFNLKPQGGSCTKMFCKSWLFIGLLVTFCLAACSDDDDKAETPVFPAKQNIVCNAGETTDFTFTANTNWSLASSAIWCKFKSDATEEYVVSGTAGTHTLTVMATGDDQKVEKASVAKLELTMGGQAIVIGEVTRSAVGTELKIFDLEGNEIDKTTGLKVGYDGYAQFAVEANFRFAVTNLPGWVQLEGGSLVGTVGKKVKGGLKIIQDENREKYPVEANIKENVITFADEEGKAFYEFPVYYEGMDPADIDIKRPSTNRYDWVVSLDGKTFKQSAGGVAGTGGSTTTLKNRVPFTVKALNDDYEVVFVEKGAMNNDLYVMDATYNEWMRCEREGGKVTLIVNEYVPESWEPAERVGYVLVFPREEYEKIKDNLEEEIINGEEIVHKYDEANLVLQFTQKEIKNNEDGEQIFTAQEGTGSMAPIECTIYGGNDAAALKDEYKVTSISEIKQPSAKSTLVSLPFEVYNAECYYWDTKGAAVGIVEPSGQTITISTDAAKGRDILLVVNDEPGDYKVMLIVRISNAGSGGGETASVFTVTDSMLNPIACTPYDGSMGQADYFTEHYGVSDIFDVKNPPVGKSMNISLASSGIADFQCYDSDEALINASADIETTSDWVTGKLYLNVWMGAGSVLTKTVFLIITGEDGSKHMLVINIA; from the coding sequence ATGAAAAAGTTTAATTTAAAACCACAGGGAGGTTCCTGCACGAAGATGTTCTGCAAGAGTTGGCTCTTTATTGGCTTGCTTGTAACTTTCTGTTTGGCGGCATGCTCGGACGATGATGATAAGGCGGAGACTCCTGTATTTCCGGCAAAACAGAATATCGTCTGCAATGCTGGTGAAACAACCGATTTTACTTTTACGGCGAATACAAACTGGAGTTTGGCTTCTTCTGCCATTTGGTGCAAGTTCAAAAGCGATGCTACGGAAGAATATGTGGTATCCGGAACTGCCGGTACACATACATTAACCGTTATGGCTACAGGCGACGACCAAAAGGTGGAAAAGGCGAGCGTAGCTAAATTGGAATTGACAATGGGCGGACAGGCTATTGTGATTGGTGAAGTTACTCGTTCGGCTGTGGGTACGGAATTGAAGATATTCGACCTTGAGGGGAATGAAATCGATAAAACCACTGGACTTAAGGTAGGATACGACGGCTATGCTCAATTTGCGGTAGAAGCTAACTTCCGTTTTGCTGTTACCAATCTTCCGGGGTGGGTACAATTGGAAGGCGGTTCTCTTGTCGGCACTGTCGGTAAGAAGGTGAAAGGTGGTTTGAAGATCATACAAGACGAAAATCGTGAGAAGTACCCGGTTGAGGCAAATATTAAGGAAAATGTGATTACGTTTGCTGATGAAGAAGGTAAAGCATTCTATGAGTTCCCTGTTTATTATGAGGGAATGGATCCTGCGGACATTGATATAAAACGTCCATCAACCAATAGATATGATTGGGTTGTATCTTTGGATGGAAAGACTTTCAAGCAGAGTGCAGGTGGAGTGGCAGGCACGGGAGGTAGTACTACTACTTTAAAAAATCGTGTGCCATTTACTGTTAAAGCTTTGAATGATGATTATGAGGTGGTATTCGTAGAAAAGGGAGCGATGAATAATGATTTGTATGTTATGGATGCCACTTATAACGAATGGATGCGTTGTGAACGCGAAGGTGGTAAGGTTACGCTCATTGTAAACGAATATGTTCCGGAGTCTTGGGAACCTGCTGAAAGGGTTGGATATGTACTTGTATTCCCACGTGAAGAATATGAAAAAATCAAAGATAATTTGGAAGAGGAAATCATTAACGGGGAAGAAATTGTTCATAAATATGACGAAGCTAATCTTGTTCTTCAGTTTACTCAAAAGGAAATAAAAAACAATGAGGACGGTGAGCAAATCTTTACTGCGCAAGAAGGAACCGGAAGTATGGCTCCTATAGAATGTACAATATATGGAGGAAATGATGCTGCTGCTCTTAAGGATGAATATAAGGTTACAAGTATTTCAGAAATCAAGCAACCTTCTGCAAAGTCAACATTGGTAAGCCTTCCCTTTGAAGTTTATAACGCTGAATGTTATTATTGGGATACTAAAGGAGCGGCAGTAGGTATTGTAGAACCGTCTGGACAAACAATTACTATATCAACTGACGCAGCAAAAGGAAGAGATATACTATTGGTTGTTAACGATGAGCCTGGGGATTACAAAGTAATGCTGATTGTGAGAATCAGTAATGCCGGAAGTGGTGGCGGAGAAACAGCATCTGTATTTACAGTAACGGATAGCATGTTAAATCCTATTGCTTGTACCCCTTATGACGGTAGTATGGGACAGGCTGATTATTTTACAGAGCATTATGGAGTAAGTGATATTTTTGATGTAAAGAATCCTCCTGTAGGAAAGTCAATGAATATAAGTTTAGCCTCTTCAGGCATTGCTGATTTTCAATGTTATGATAGTGATGAAGCGTTAATTAATGCATCTGCTGATATTGAAACAACTTCAGACTGGGTTACTGGCAAACTTTATCTAAATGTATGGATGGGGGCTGGTAGCGTTTTAACTAAAACTGTGTTTCTGATAATTACAGGAGAAGACGGTAGCAAACACATGTTAGTTATCAATATTGCATAA
- a CDS encoding DUF4458 domain-containing protein: protein MNLHKLYSIFFLPLIVSLLTIVVVSGCSDDDEEMLQSQYGYVQFKLYKDASFGKEGTTRVADKLETLSTAQKIKVVMVHNGTTVSQTLPLNSYNAGNAEYGVRSDKLKLVVGTYKVIGYVLYDKLDKEIMAGPGGDNEDFTVIAGGLQEKALTVDAVSRGMLTFKLTKQWAKTRATDEYLFSSIRFIDVTLMNTFTRETTELKDMKVTYKEGSKENVNPANPEDKYMDIEEATCDSAVWVPAGTYQVVAYTTYTKKGITKPQLETQAIRSEPIVVKDNELTSEAIVPIQLKETAEYIKDYKALKEIWEALDGEHWNYNGGTVDNTVHSKNWNFNKELDMWGNQPGVDLDEKGRVTGLSLTGFGAKGRVPDAIGQLTELKTLAFGTHSEMLSGRLFGDEELTPDMDDAKKERIRMHYKRTFLDYDPRSHMSEMLQESINRDTDMKPIKKDNRITLKDTQIGTLTNRITFISKALMRLTKLQNFNIANSPVLADAIATGWEDEDSEYAKQYADEDLSWSNLKDLTDIELYNCPNMDRVPDFIYELPELQSLNLACNRGISARQLQDDWKKLADSEKTGPKIQILYLGYNNLEEFPPSESLKKMVKLGLLDCVHNNIHTVHAFGTKVKLATLMLGNNQITEIPDDFCSFTEQVEGLNFSNNKLKYIPNIFNAKSVYVMASVDFSYNEIGSVDGKNINCSMEDYKGINASTVSLSNNQISKFPTELFATGSPIGTINLSGNEMTSIPENSLKPKNGNYKNTHLLTVIDLRFNKLTSLSDDFRATTLPYLSNMDISYNCFSKFPTQPLNSSQLKAFGIRHQRDKDGNRTLREWPTGITTCPSLLQLQIGSNDIRKVNETLTSRLYILEIADNPNISLDVTSVCPYIEAGMYVLLYDKTQDIRGCDALDIER, encoded by the coding sequence ATGAATTTACATAAATTATACTCAATATTCTTCCTGCCCCTCATCGTCAGCTTGCTGACAATAGTGGTAGTAAGCGGTTGCTCCGACGATGATGAGGAAATGTTACAAAGCCAATACGGTTATGTGCAGTTCAAACTCTACAAGGACGCCTCTTTTGGAAAGGAAGGAACCACTCGTGTAGCGGACAAACTGGAAACGTTGTCTACCGCACAGAAGATAAAGGTGGTGATGGTGCACAACGGTACCACCGTTTCACAAACATTGCCTTTGAACTCATACAATGCAGGCAATGCGGAATATGGTGTGCGCAGTGATAAATTGAAGTTAGTAGTTGGTACGTATAAAGTGATCGGTTACGTGCTGTATGACAAACTCGATAAGGAAATCATGGCAGGGCCCGGTGGAGATAACGAAGATTTTACCGTTATAGCCGGAGGACTTCAAGAGAAAGCATTGACAGTAGATGCCGTATCTCGCGGTATGCTGACTTTCAAACTGACGAAACAATGGGCTAAGACACGTGCTACAGACGAATATCTGTTCAGTAGCATTCGCTTTATCGATGTTACTCTGATGAATACCTTCACCCGTGAAACTACGGAGTTGAAAGACATGAAGGTTACTTATAAAGAAGGCTCAAAGGAAAATGTGAATCCTGCTAATCCGGAAGATAAGTACATGGATATAGAAGAAGCAACCTGCGATTCTGCCGTATGGGTTCCTGCCGGTACTTATCAGGTAGTAGCTTATACCACTTATACAAAAAAAGGTATTACTAAACCTCAATTGGAAACGCAAGCTATAAGAAGCGAGCCTATTGTTGTGAAAGACAACGAGCTGACAAGCGAAGCGATCGTACCTATTCAGTTAAAGGAAACCGCAGAGTATATCAAAGACTATAAAGCCTTGAAAGAAATATGGGAAGCTTTGGACGGAGAACACTGGAACTACAATGGCGGTACGGTGGATAACACGGTTCACAGTAAAAACTGGAACTTCAATAAGGAACTGGACATGTGGGGCAACCAGCCGGGCGTCGATCTGGACGAAAAGGGGCGTGTAACCGGACTTTCGCTCACAGGCTTCGGTGCTAAAGGAAGAGTGCCTGATGCTATCGGACAATTGACTGAGCTGAAAACACTTGCTTTTGGTACGCACAGCGAAATGCTGAGTGGCAGACTCTTCGGTGACGAAGAATTGACACCAGACATGGACGACGCAAAGAAGGAGAGGATACGCATGCACTATAAACGGACGTTCCTTGATTACGACCCACGTTCTCATATGTCGGAAATGTTGCAAGAGAGTATCAACCGTGATACGGATATGAAGCCGATAAAGAAAGATAACCGCATCACGCTGAAGGATACACAAATCGGCACACTTACCAACCGTATCACATTTATCTCGAAAGCTCTCATGCGGTTGACGAAATTGCAGAACTTTAATATCGCCAATTCACCTGTTCTCGCCGATGCTATCGCTACCGGATGGGAGGATGAAGACTCGGAATATGCAAAACAGTATGCTGATGAAGATTTGAGCTGGAGCAATCTGAAAGATTTGACAGATATAGAGCTTTATAACTGCCCCAATATGGATAGGGTTCCGGACTTTATTTACGAATTGCCCGAACTGCAGTCGCTGAACCTTGCCTGCAATAGAGGCATCAGTGCTAGACAATTGCAAGATGACTGGAAAAAACTTGCTGATAGTGAGAAGACCGGTCCTAAAATCCAGATACTTTATTTGGGGTATAACAATCTGGAAGAATTCCCACCTTCTGAGTCTTTAAAGAAAATGGTTAAGCTTGGCTTGCTCGATTGCGTGCATAATAATATACATACGGTACATGCTTTCGGTACGAAGGTTAAACTGGCCACCCTGATGCTGGGCAATAATCAAATTACAGAAATTCCGGATGATTTCTGCTCCTTTACCGAGCAGGTGGAAGGACTGAATTTCTCTAATAACAAGCTGAAATATATTCCGAATATTTTTAATGCCAAATCGGTATATGTAATGGCATCAGTGGATTTCTCTTACAATGAGATTGGCTCGGTGGATGGAAAGAACATTAATTGTTCTATGGAGGACTATAAGGGCATTAATGCCAGCACGGTCAGCCTGTCGAATAATCAAATCAGTAAGTTCCCCACAGAACTGTTTGCAACAGGTTCTCCAATTGGAACCATTAACTTGAGCGGCAATGAGATGACCTCTATTCCGGAAAACTCACTGAAGCCGAAGAACGGAAACTATAAGAATACGCATTTGCTTACGGTGATAGATTTGCGCTTCAATAAGTTGACAAGCCTGTCGGATGACTTCCGTGCAACGACTTTGCCTTATTTGTCAAATATGGACATCAGCTACAACTGTTTCTCCAAGTTCCCGACACAGCCGCTGAACAGTAGTCAGTTGAAAGCGTTCGGTATCCGCCACCAGCGCGATAAGGACGGCAACCGTACTTTGCGTGAATGGCCTACGGGTATCACTACTTGTCCGAGTTTGCTGCAATTGCAGATTGGTTCGAACGATATTCGTAAAGTGAACGAAACACTTACTTCACGGCTCTATATATTAGAGATTGCAGACAATCCGAATATTTCTCTGGATGTAACCAGTGTATGTCCTTATATCGAGGCAGGCATGTATGTATTGCTTTATGATAAGACACAGGATATTCGTGGTTGTGATGCTTTGGATATTGAACGATAA
- a CDS encoding BACON domain-containing protein encodes MKYISKITLGLILCTAFVTSCKDDDEPGIEGLSVDKTEITMSAAGGTEKIAVSSSDQWVTSTKEPWLAISPANGIGSAVCEVTIDSTLQNLARTTEILFAMNGRTPQKVTVTQFGFSKQILIKEPEVKIASSDRYNDRVFKSTISTNVEFKIAGVDYSFAEKETMTEEQKADAESDRTDWLTLPKEKDLDVDLDRGARPRTIKLNFRWGMNVVPYTRVAKVRLVPKKDEDVDGLVDENGNKIDAVVLTVRQEAAMKIEDNRSGDSLAVITINNKLQSMMQIDASENMMNWANVTLWEATDKEMENMPEEAVGRVRSVSFTMINLQDGESFPKEIRHLKYLESFTVQSNENNQIRTISMGEEIGELQYLKNLTVAAIGINALPDNFVKLGNTLETLDLRSNNFPSLSVITDVVNKDKFTKLKALSLIGCRATDVLRDLSLISGGKYNGRDVGLHVNISKDKTQKDAFLKLLTWDKLISVELSYNFFEGELPTDEEVRMALEAAGQPLTYQESDFFSKEDLDATSSIYEYKISKDTCQWLLSDDNKVIYQEQEAVTGQDIPRVLPFARTLHFNQNFMTGKIPNWLLFHPYFAYWHPEVMVFNQQEGGKNSSGDAVGFSNVELVNYDYSYYYGSGDNGSSQKVNGVAYPLYYKVFVLSDTVE; translated from the coding sequence ATGAAATATATTAGTAAAATAACATTAGGACTGATTCTTTGCACGGCATTCGTAACCTCGTGTAAGGATGATGACGAACCGGGAATCGAGGGCCTTTCGGTGGATAAGACCGAAATTACGATGAGCGCCGCAGGTGGAACCGAAAAGATTGCCGTTTCGTCCAGCGATCAATGGGTGACGAGCACCAAAGAACCTTGGTTAGCCATCTCTCCTGCCAACGGTATCGGTTCGGCAGTATGTGAGGTAACTATCGACTCCACACTGCAAAATCTTGCGCGTACGACAGAGATACTTTTTGCCATGAACGGCAGAACGCCTCAAAAGGTAACGGTTACACAGTTCGGTTTCAGCAAGCAAATCCTGATAAAAGAGCCGGAAGTAAAAATTGCCAGTTCGGATCGTTATAACGACCGTGTTTTCAAAAGCACTATCTCTACGAATGTCGAATTTAAAATCGCCGGAGTAGATTATTCTTTTGCTGAAAAAGAAACTATGACGGAAGAGCAAAAAGCGGATGCGGAGAGCGACCGTACAGATTGGTTGACATTGCCGAAAGAGAAAGATCTGGATGTGGATTTAGACCGTGGAGCGCGTCCGCGTACTATAAAGTTAAATTTCCGTTGGGGAATGAATGTAGTTCCTTATACCCGTGTGGCTAAGGTTCGTCTGGTTCCGAAAAAGGACGAGGACGTGGATGGCTTGGTCGATGAAAACGGTAATAAGATAGATGCAGTCGTGCTGACCGTGAGACAGGAGGCTGCCATGAAGATTGAAGATAACCGTTCGGGTGACTCGTTGGCGGTAATTACTATCAATAACAAACTTCAGTCTATGATGCAGATTGATGCCAGCGAAAATATGATGAACTGGGCGAATGTGACGCTTTGGGAAGCTACGGATAAGGAAATGGAGAATATGCCGGAAGAAGCGGTAGGCCGTGTACGTTCTGTAAGTTTCACGATGATTAACCTGCAAGATGGTGAATCATTTCCGAAGGAAATCCGTCATCTGAAATATCTGGAATCATTCACTGTTCAGAGTAATGAAAATAATCAGATACGTACAATCTCTATGGGAGAAGAAATAGGTGAATTGCAATATCTGAAGAATCTGACGGTGGCCGCTATTGGCATCAATGCTCTTCCCGACAATTTTGTTAAGTTAGGCAATACGCTGGAAACATTGGATTTGAGAAGTAACAACTTCCCGTCATTGTCTGTGATTACAGATGTGGTGAATAAAGATAAGTTCACTAAGTTGAAGGCTCTGTCGTTGATCGGATGTCGCGCTACGGATGTATTACGTGATTTAAGTCTTATTAGCGGAGGCAAATATAACGGTAGAGATGTCGGTTTACATGTAAATATCTCTAAAGACAAGACGCAAAAAGATGCTTTCTTGAAACTGTTGACATGGGATAAGCTTATTTCAGTGGAACTGTCGTATAACTTCTTTGAGGGGGAACTTCCTACCGACGAAGAGGTAAGGATGGCATTGGAAGCAGCAGGTCAACCACTTACTTATCAGGAAAGTGACTTCTTTAGCAAAGAAGACCTGGATGCCACTTCATCCATCTATGAGTATAAAATATCTAAAGATACTTGTCAATGGTTACTGTCGGATGACAACAAGGTTATTTATCAGGAGCAGGAGGCTGTGACTGGACAGGATATTCCACGTGTATTACCATTTGCCCGTACATTGCATTTCAACCAGAACTTCATGACGGGTAAAATACCGAATTGGCTGTTGTTCCATCCGTACTTTGCATACTGGCATCCGGAAGTAATGGTGTTCAACCAGCAGGAAGGGGGTAAGAATTCTTCTGGAGATGCAGTTGGATTCAGCAATGTAGAACTCGTGAACTACGATTATTCTTACTATTACGGCAGTGGAGACAATGGATCAAGCCAAAAGGTTAACGGCGTAGCTTATCCGTTGTATTATAAAGTATTTGTATTATCGGATACAGTAGAATAA
- a CDS encoding subtilase family N-terminal domain-containing protein, whose amino-acid sequence MKKKILYTALFALTLTACSEQELIEQPSTPTGGTEVQLPADVTSGELLIKFDPAMTEILDRTLAVATRSGGAMTRSGIPSTDEVLAILGAYHFERIFPVDPRNEERTRTAGLHLWYRVKFDENTDVKEAARRLSQLGEVSKVQANSRIQRAYKKQSYRTYISENALKQKATTRTGGTESRFDDPGLSYQWHYINSGDNEFDNKNELHNGSIAGCDVGCEEAWKKCTGDPSIIVAVLDEGVMNTHPDLKDNIWINEGEELYAGKDNDKNGYEDDKYGYNFVSNSPVITWQDINDSGHGTHVAGTIAAMNGNGKGVCGIAGGDGTPNSGVKIMSCQVFSGEYGVSLDGEARAIKYAADNGAVILQCSWGYNSALANLVDGYTPGPGSEEEWSGLYPLEKEALDYFINNAGSPNGVIDGGLAIFASGNEYAAMPAFPAAYSKCISVSAVAADFTPASYTDYGKEVTISAPGGDTEYYNPVGENDPEIWEEIDGAHSGSILSTLIKDGQPAYGYMDGTSMACPHVSGVAALGLSHAVKLRRHFKASEFVELLKESVKPLDNYYNAGQVKRFYRNHLTHGASATKVELSRYVGKMGSGLADAAMLLNKIDGSGSDMVVPNVYVSEAATSTVNLAYYFVNGEKLTYACTSADTAIATVKVTGTLMEVSGVKTGATRITVKVSNGTEQTITVTVRKKANDNGWM is encoded by the coding sequence ATGAAGAAAAAAATCTTATATACAGCATTGTTTGCCCTGACGCTGACTGCCTGCTCGGAACAAGAACTGATTGAACAACCGTCCACCCCGACAGGGGGGACGGAAGTCCAACTTCCGGCGGATGTCACTTCCGGTGAATTGCTGATAAAGTTCGACCCGGCAATGACGGAGATTCTTGACCGGACTCTTGCCGTTGCTACCAGGAGTGGGGGAGCTATGACCCGTTCCGGGATCCCTTCTACCGACGAGGTATTGGCTATTCTGGGGGCTTATCATTTTGAACGTATATTTCCGGTAGATCCCAGAAATGAAGAACGGACCCGCACCGCAGGATTGCATCTGTGGTATCGGGTGAAGTTTGATGAAAATACGGATGTGAAAGAAGCAGCCCGTCGGCTCAGTCAGTTGGGCGAAGTTTCCAAAGTACAGGCAAACAGCCGCATTCAACGTGCTTACAAAAAACAATCCTATCGCACTTATATCAGCGAAAACGCTTTAAAACAAAAGGCTACTACGCGTACAGGGGGAACAGAAAGCAGATTCGATGATCCCGGTCTGTCGTATCAATGGCATTACATCAACAGCGGAGACAATGAGTTTGATAATAAGAATGAACTGCATAATGGTTCGATAGCGGGATGTGATGTCGGTTGCGAGGAAGCATGGAAAAAATGTACAGGCGATCCGTCTATTATTGTTGCTGTGCTGGACGAAGGCGTCATGAATACTCATCCTGATTTAAAAGACAATATCTGGATAAACGAAGGTGAAGAATTGTATGCCGGTAAAGATAACGACAAGAACGGTTATGAGGATGATAAGTACGGTTACAATTTCGTAAGTAATTCGCCTGTTATTACATGGCAGGATATTAACGATTCGGGACACGGCACACACGTTGCCGGTACGATTGCTGCTATGAACGGCAATGGTAAAGGGGTCTGCGGTATTGCCGGTGGCGATGGTACACCTAATTCGGGCGTTAAGATTATGTCATGTCAGGTGTTTTCAGGTGAGTATGGTGTGAGTCTGGACGGTGAGGCGCGGGCTATCAAGTATGCGGCAGACAATGGCGCCGTTATCCTGCAATGTAGCTGGGGTTACAACTCTGCTTTGGCAAATCTGGTAGACGGATATACTCCGGGGCCGGGTTCTGAAGAAGAATGGTCGGGACTTTATCCGCTGGAAAAAGAAGCGTTGGACTACTTTATCAATAACGCCGGTTCTCCTAATGGAGTAATCGACGGTGGTCTGGCCATTTTCGCTTCCGGCAACGAATATGCGGCTATGCCTGCATTCCCTGCTGCTTATTCTAAATGTATATCAGTAAGCGCGGTAGCTGCCGACTTTACTCCGGCTTCTTATACCGACTATGGTAAGGAAGTGACGATCTCGGCTCCGGGCGGTGATACGGAATATTATAATCCGGTGGGAGAGAATGACCCTGAAATATGGGAAGAAATAGACGGTGCTCATTCCGGTTCTATTCTCTCCACATTGATAAAGGACGGCCAACCTGCCTATGGATATATGGACGGTACGTCTATGGCTTGCCCGCATGTATCGGGAGTAGCCGCATTAGGATTATCGCATGCAGTTAAGTTGCGTCGTCACTTTAAGGCAAGCGAGTTTGTGGAACTGCTGAAAGAATCAGTGAAGCCGCTGGATAACTATTATAATGCGGGACAGGTGAAACGGTTCTATCGTAACCACCTTACTCACGGTGCTTCCGCTACGAAAGTAGAATTGTCGAGATACGTCGGCAAGATGGGGTCGGGACTGGCAGACGCCGCAATGTTGCTGAACAAGATCGACGGCAGCGGTTCGGATATGGTAGTGCCTAACGTGTATGTGTCAGAAGCGGCAACATCGACGGTGAATCTTGCTTATTACTTCGTGAATGGTGAGAAGCTGACTTATGCCTGCACATCTGCTGATACAGCTATCGCTACGGTAAAGGTAACAGGTACGCTGATGGAGGTATCCGGCGTAAAAACCGGAGCGACCCGTATCACGGTGAAAGTAAGCAACGGGACAGAGCAAACAATCACCGTCACAGTTCGTAAGAAAGCCAATGACAACGGTTGGATGTAA
- a CDS encoding DUF1573 domain-containing protein — protein MKPIIWIRLFICCAVVGLFRVAEARNVRSVLQEEEILCFDRTVLDVGTLTEDDAPQTYRFICTNVSGKTVKFTRVRTTCGCTAAEVRMGEILPGETRVIALTYTPKNHPGTIDTNAFIYLASSDSLPAARLTLRGNVLPGADEWARYPYAMGKLRLKQNRMEFREVVAGKCPSERILCGNSSDKPLRLSASRLPAFAAFRTEPEVITPGSEADIVVTIDALLIPADKDSSFTFPLVLEGVDGQPSERTLNIKVNRIK, from the coding sequence ATGAAACCCATTATTTGGATACGGTTATTTATATGTTGTGCGGTTGTCGGACTGTTCCGGGTGGCAGAAGCCCGGAATGTCCGTTCCGTTCTGCAGGAGGAAGAAATTCTGTGTTTCGACCGGACGGTGCTGGATGTCGGTACATTAACCGAAGACGATGCTCCGCAGACGTACCGTTTCATTTGCACGAACGTAAGCGGCAAAACCGTGAAGTTCACTCGTGTACGGACAACTTGCGGCTGCACGGCGGCTGAAGTCCGTATGGGAGAGATTCTTCCGGGCGAAACAAGAGTGATAGCATTGACTTACACTCCGAAGAATCATCCGGGAACAATCGACACGAATGCTTTCATCTATCTGGCTTCTTCGGACAGTCTGCCGGCGGCACGCCTCACCTTGAGAGGAAATGTGCTTCCCGGAGCGGATGAATGGGCGCGCTATCCGTATGCAATGGGAAAGTTGAGGCTGAAACAAAACCGGATGGAATTTCGCGAAGTGGTTGCCGGAAAGTGTCCTTCGGAACGGATTCTGTGTGGTAACAGCAGCGACAAACCGCTGCGCTTGTCGGCTTCCCGGCTTCCGGCATTCGCTGCTTTCCGTACGGAACCGGAAGTTATCACTCCGGGCAGTGAAGCCGATATAGTGGTAACGATAGATGCCTTGCTGATTCCTGCGGATAAAGACAGTTCATTTACCTTTCCGCTTGTGCTGGAAGGTGTGGACGGGCAACCGTCGGAACGGACATTGAATATTAAAGTAAACCGTATTAAATAA
- a CDS encoding lipocalin-like domain-containing protein: MKNIFKLMALFAFVLCFSSCDDDEDTALPTLPVTAANLNGVWQLAEWNGQPLAEDTYCYIKFNRKELTFEMYQKFDSMYARYITGSFKIKNDPYLGYVLSGDYDFGNGEWNHDYIVTDLVESGSMVWTAKDDDSDVSKYVRCDKVPDEIIAEVKVDE, encoded by the coding sequence ATGAAGAATATTTTCAAACTAATGGCTTTATTCGCCTTCGTGCTTTGTTTCTCATCTTGTGATGATGATGAAGATACAGCTCTTCCTACATTGCCGGTCACTGCTGCCAATCTGAACGGAGTATGGCAACTTGCCGAATGGAACGGGCAGCCTTTGGCGGAAGATACCTATTGCTACATAAAGTTTAACCGCAAGGAACTCACATTTGAGATGTACCAGAAGTTCGACAGTATGTATGCACGCTACATTACCGGTTCTTTTAAGATTAAAAACGATCCTTATTTGGGATATGTGCTTAGCGGAGACTATGATTTCGGCAACGGAGAATGGAACCACGATTACATCGTAACAGATTTGGTGGAATCCGGCTCTATGGTCTGGACTGCAAAAGACGACGATAGCGACGTGAGCAAATATGTTCGTTGCGACAAAGTGCCGGATGAAATTATAGCGGAAGTAAAAGTGGACGAATAA